The proteins below come from a single Cannabis sativa cultivar Pink pepper isolate KNU-18-1 chromosome 3, ASM2916894v1, whole genome shotgun sequence genomic window:
- the LOC115696547 gene encoding glutathione S-transferase T3-like translates to MSSIRGSSYSVEEDVHLCHVYVDISQDPIVGRNQSGNNFWARVQSEYHKDGKFSNKPRPVRSLKTRMSTINSAVAKLRGCINQIQNKNPSGASAKDILIQAKMLLAQDKKYDKGFKFDHVWHILKGIQKFSNDENINAPRRFQHEGPSFTSSKSSSHNFESPTSASTGMSSFDLNMNNEEMNTYLTERPCGVKKVKEKQLGNDQFNKLMEQNKELTKVIEKSNKDRNERHRRKADEKNLFMDLNSISDPEFHKYIQSEKRRIYKERAQTSEVGEQGE, encoded by the exons atgtCTTCCATTCGCGGTTCTTCTTACTCAGTAGAGGAAGATGTGCACTTGTGTCATGTCTATGTTGACATTTCTCAAGATCCAATCGTAGGAAGAAACCAATCAGGTAATAATTTTTGGGCAAGAGTTCAATCAGAGTACCACAAAGATGGAAAATTTAGTAATAAACCTCGCCCAGTAAGATCTTTGAAAACTCGAATGTCTACTATTAATAGTGCAGTTGCAAAATTAAGGGGATGTATCAaccaaattcaaaataaaaatccaaGTGGTGCTTCAGCAAAAGACATT TTAATTCAAGCGAAGATGTTATTAGCCCAAGATAAAAAGTATGATAAAGGCTTTAAATTTGATCATGTGTGGCACATCCTCAAAGGTATTCAAAAGTTTTCAAATGATGAAAACATCAATGCACCACGTAGATTCCAACACGAAGGTCCTAGTTTCACTTCATCGAAATCATCGTCTCACAATTTTGAGTCTCCAACATCGGCATCCACTGGTATGAGTTCATTTGATCTAAACATGAATAATGAGGAAATGAATACTTATCTAACAGAAAGACCATGTGGTGTGAAAAAAGTAAAGGAAAAACAATTGGGTAATGATCAATTCAACAAACTAATGGAACAAAATAAAGAACTCACTAAAGTTATTGAAAAGAGTAACAAGGATAGAAATGAACGTCACAGAAGAAAGGCTGACGAAAAAAATTTATTCATGGATTTGAATTCTATATCCGATCCAGAGTTTCATAAGTACATTCAAAGTGAAAAAAGACGAATTTACAAAGAAAGGGCACAAACATCCGAAGTTGGAGAACAAGGAGAATGA
- the LOC133035591 gene encoding NADH dehydrogenase [ubiquinone] flavoprotein 1, mitochondrial-like, with protein sequence MAPIRGIMSLRRAALARGYSEKWATCFRSFSAQGGGTQGAATGSTSQPPPPPPPPEKTHFGGLKDEDRIFTNLYGLHDPFLKGAMKRGDWHRTKDLVIKGADWIVNEMKKSGLRGRGGAGFPSGLKWSFMPKVSDGRPSYLVVNADESEPGTCKDREIMRHDPHKLLEGCLIAGVGMRATAAYIYIRGEYVNERLNLEKAKKEAYAAGLLGKNACGSGYDFDVHIHYGAGAYICGEETALLESLEGKQGKPRLKPPFPANAGLYGCPTTVTNVETVAVSPTILRRGPEWFASFGRKNNSGTKLFCVSGHVNKPCTVEEEMSIPLKELIERHCGGVRGGWDNLLAIIPGGSSVPLLPKNICDDVLMDYDALKAVQSGLGTAAVIVMDKSTDVVDAIARLSYFYKHESCGQCTPCREGTGWLWMIMERMKVGNAKLEEIDMLQELTKQIEGHTICALGDAAAWPVQGLIRHFRPELERRIRQRAERELLEAAA encoded by the exons ATG GCACCCATCAGGGGCATTATGTCTTTGCGAAGAGCAGCTTTGGCTCGGGGCTACAGTGAGAAGTGGGCAACGTGCTTTAGATCGTTCAGTGCTCAAGGTGGTGGTACTCAGGGTGCGGCAACTGGTAGCACATCGCAACCGCCCCCACCTCCTCCACCGCCTGAGAAAACCCATTTTGGTGGCTTGAAAGATGAAGACCGAATTTTCACTAACCTTTATGGTTTGCATGACCCTTTTCTGAAAGGAGCGATGAAGAGAGGTGATTGGCATAGAACCAAAGATTTAGTTATTAAGGGTGCTGATTGGATTGTTAATGAAATGAAGAAGTCTGGCCTTCGTGGTCGTGGTGGTGCTGGTTTTccttctggacttaaatggtcTTTTATGCCAAAAGTTTCAGATGGCCGTCCTTCCTATCTTGTTGTCAATGCTGATGAGAGTGAACCTGGAACATGTAAAGATCGGGAAATTATGAGGCATGATCCACACAAACTTTTAGAGGGTTGCTTAATTGCTGGTGTGGGTATGAGGGCAACTGCTGCCTACATTTACATCAGAGGTGAATATGTGAACGAGCGCCTAAACCTTGAAAAAGCCAAAAAAGAAGCATATGCAGCTGGATTGTTGGGAAAGAATGCTTGTGGATCGGGTTACGATTTTGATGTGCATATCCATTATGGGGCTGGTGCTTATATTTGTGGTGAAGAAACAGCTCTTTTGGAGAGCCTTGAAGGGAAGCAAGGGAAGCCAAGATTGAAGCCTCCTTTCCCAGCTAATGCGGGTTTATATGGCTGCCCCACCACTGTTACAAATGTTGAAACTGTAGCTGTTTCTCCAACCATTTTAAGGCGTGGACCAGAGTGGTTTGCCAGCTTTGGGAGGAAGAATAACTCAGGGACAAAATTGTTTTGTGTGTCTGGGCATGTAAATAAGCCTTGCACTGTGGAAGAGGAAATGAGTATACCTTTGAAAGAGTTGATTGAGAGGCACTGTGGGGGAGTTAGAGGTGGATGGGACAATTTACTTGCTATTATCCCGGGTGGTTCATCTGTCCCACTGCTTCCTAAGAACATTTGTGATGATGTTCTTATGGATTATGATGCACTCAAGGCTGTTCAATCAGGATTGGGGACTGCTGCCGTTATTGTAATGGATAAGTCCACTGATGTTGTGGATGCAATTGCAAGACTCTCTTACTTTTACAAGCACGAGAGTTGTGGACAGTGCACACCATGCAGGGAGGGAACAGGATGGCTCTGGATGATCATGGAAAGAATGAAAGTTGGAAATGCAAAGTTGGAAGAAATCGACATGCTTCAGGAGCTGACCAAGCAGATTGAAGGGCACACAATCTGTGCTTTGGGTGATGCTGCTGCTTGGCCTGTGCAAGGTCTTATTAGGCATTTTAGGCCGGAGCTCGAGAGAAGGATCAGACAGCGTGCAGAGAGGGAATTGCTGGAGGCTGCTGCTTAG